From one Paenibacillus sp. FSL K6-1330 genomic stretch:
- a CDS encoding glycoside hydrolase family 11 protein: MFKFSKKLMTVILAATMSFGLFATTSSAATDYWQNWTDGGGTVNAVNGSGGNYSVTWQNTGNFVVGKGWNTGSPNRTINYNAGVWAPSGNGYLTLYGWTRNALIEYYVVDSWGTYRPTGTHKGTVTSDGGTYDIYTTMRYNAPSIDGTQTFAQYWSVRQSKRATGVNSSITFSNHVNAWASKGMNLGSSWSYQVLATEGYQSSGSSNVTVW, from the coding sequence ATGTTTAAATTCAGTAAGAAGTTGATGACGGTCATTCTTGCAGCTACCATGAGTTTTGGTTTGTTTGCAACGACCTCAAGTGCTGCGACCGACTATTGGCAAAATTGGACCGATGGCGGCGGAACGGTTAATGCCGTTAACGGCTCCGGCGGTAATTACAGTGTGACCTGGCAAAACACCGGGAATTTTGTTGTCGGTAAAGGCTGGAATACGGGATCGCCAAACCGGACGATTAACTACAATGCCGGCGTGTGGGCGCCGTCCGGCAATGGATATTTGACTCTCTATGGATGGACTAGAAACGCACTCATCGAATATTACGTCGTTGACAGCTGGGGTACGTATCGACCTACCGGGACTCATAAAGGCACGGTAACCAGTGATGGGGGCACATATGACATCTATACGACCATGAGATACAACGCACCTTCCATTGACGGCACACAAACGTTTGCCCAGTACTGGAGTGTTCGACAATCGAAAAGAGCGACCGGGGTCAACTCGTCCATCACTTTCAGCAACCACGTGAACGCATGGGCAAGCAAGGGAATGAATCTGGGAAGCAGCTGGTCATATCAGGTGTTAGCAACAGAGGGTTATCAAAGTAGCGGGAGCTCAAACGTAACAGTGTGGTAA
- a CDS encoding disulfide oxidoreductase: protein MNKTGVWLFFAWTVSAVATSGSLFLSEVWHFTPCVLCWYQRIFMYPLVIVLGIAAYRQKTHIVPYILPLVIIGGGISTYHSIIQKLPKESGIAACGPVSCLNDYLNWFGWLTIPMLAFAAFVLIAVALLMALRSQKQQTSE, encoded by the coding sequence ATGAATAAAACAGGAGTTTGGTTATTTTTTGCATGGACTGTATCAGCTGTAGCAACTAGCGGAAGTTTGTTTCTTAGTGAAGTATGGCATTTTACGCCATGCGTCTTATGTTGGTATCAACGGATCTTCATGTATCCATTAGTCATTGTTTTGGGAATCGCAGCATATCGGCAAAAGACACACATCGTCCCATATATCCTGCCCCTGGTTATCATTGGCGGAGGCATATCTACATATCATAGTATTATTCAAAAGCTCCCCAAAGAGTCGGGTATTGCTGCATGCGGGCCGGTCTCCTGCTTGAATGACTACTTGAATTGGTTCGGCTGGTTGACGATTCCGATGCTGGCATTTGCCGCGTTCGTGCTCATCGCTGTAGCTCTATTGATGGCCCTGCGCTCGCAGAAGCAACAAACAAGCGAGTGA
- a CDS encoding TetR family transcriptional regulator encodes MTPRTKEQNEEIRLRRLTQIRKAAADVFLNKGPLLEIRDVATQAELGYGTVYHYYSNKGDLLHDLLWDALERAGGWLEAPPEAPLKVTPEVARAPASDEALAGGHFGLAAAADTGNSAATDSRSGSRETAAAAELSPVAASGVRLLELWAEDHALYLLHKLAGEGFASLPEARSAPLSAAFHREVLAPFATLLETGRVAEGAVASGGNAAEPPNRLQRAEMLLAALVGCASLSLRRGKLHEEARDIVRFLKL; translated from the coding sequence ATGACTCCACGCACGAAGGAACAAAACGAAGAGATCCGGCTGCGGCGACTGACGCAAATCCGTAAAGCCGCTGCCGATGTGTTTTTGAATAAAGGGCCTTTACTGGAAATCCGTGATGTTGCCACGCAGGCGGAGCTCGGCTATGGCACGGTATACCATTATTACAGCAATAAGGGCGATTTGCTCCACGATCTGCTATGGGACGCGTTGGAGCGGGCCGGGGGATGGCTGGAGGCTCCACCAGAGGCGCCGCTGAAGGTTACGCCGGAGGTCGCGCGGGCTCCGGCTTCGGATGAGGCGCTGGCGGGCGGGCATTTCGGCTTGGCTGCGGCGGCGGATACCGGGAACTCCGCTGCCACGGATTCCCGAAGCGGAAGCCGCGAAACGGCCGCTGCCGCAGAGCTTAGCCCCGTCGCTGCCTCCGGCGTCCGGCTGCTGGAGCTTTGGGCTGAGGACCACGCCTTGTACCTGCTGCATAAGCTAGCCGGTGAGGGCTTTGCCTCGCTACCTGAAGCGCGTTCCGCCCCGCTCTCAGCCGCCTTTCACCGGGAGGTGCTCGCTCCGTTTGCCACGCTACTGGAAACCGGCCGTGTGGCGGAAGGAGCTGTCGCTTCTGGCGGAAACGCGGCGGAGCCGCCAAATCGGCTGCAGCGCGCGGAAATGCTGCTGGCCGCCTTAGTCGGCTGTGCCTCGCTTTCACTTCGCCGCGGTAAGCTGCACGAGGAGGCCAGGGATATCGTACGGTTTTTAAAACTATAG
- a CDS encoding right-handed parallel beta-helix repeat-containing protein, with the protein MLKLVKAMLVGLSMTVIGLDSGNVQPTAVSAASTEYYVATDGSDSNPGTIRAPWKTLQHAADEADPGSMIYVRDGVYNQKLKITRSGTAAQGPITFTNYGSEKAIIDGAGLSVNGIEGLIEIKDVNYITIQGLEIRNYTTTSRNAVPVGIYVQGSGGFINLTNNKIHDIKSTVTPTGSDLLGRDAHGIAVYGTKAPESLHDITIHGNELYNLVLGSSETLVLNGNVDKFAVTDNLIHDNDNIGIDIIGFEGTAPEEAYDQARNGLVKGNRIYNISSNNNPSYGKKIPNNSNSAGGIYVDGGKDSIIEQNYSYNNDIGIEIASEHAGKSTSNITIRSNMVHNNRLTGIAMGGYDEERGSTVNCKVVNNTVYNNENLGDGSGQLYVQYDTRNNVIKNNIFVASSTGVLIYNEYAKNSGNVVDYNLYYSPGGSADAFWTWKSKDYTGFSAYKAGTGNDAHSLFMDPKFVNAPEGDFHLQSSSPAIDAGSTDHAIIGTQDIDGEPRVQGANVNIGADE; encoded by the coding sequence ATGTTGAAATTAGTAAAGGCTATGCTCGTGGGATTGAGCATGACTGTAATTGGTTTAGATTCTGGAAATGTGCAACCTACCGCCGTGTCGGCAGCCAGTACAGAATATTATGTCGCCACCGACGGCAGCGACTCCAATCCAGGGACGATCCGTGCGCCATGGAAGACGCTGCAGCATGCGGCAGACGAGGCTGATCCGGGTAGCATGATTTACGTTCGGGACGGCGTATACAATCAGAAGCTTAAGATAACACGCTCCGGGACAGCTGCACAAGGTCCCATTACTTTCACGAACTACGGTTCGGAGAAAGCCATCATTGATGGTGCTGGACTTTCAGTCAACGGGATCGAAGGGCTAATCGAGATAAAAGATGTGAATTACATTACTATTCAGGGCTTAGAGATTCGCAATTATACGACGACTTCCAGAAATGCGGTGCCTGTTGGAATCTATGTTCAAGGCTCAGGCGGCTTTATTAATCTGACCAACAACAAGATCCACGATATCAAGAGCACGGTCACACCAACCGGCAGCGATTTGCTTGGAAGAGATGCTCATGGTATCGCCGTATATGGCACCAAAGCTCCGGAATCGCTTCATGACATTACGATTCATGGTAATGAGCTGTATAATCTTGTCCTTGGTTCCAGTGAGACACTGGTACTGAATGGTAATGTAGATAAGTTCGCGGTAACGGACAATCTCATTCACGATAACGACAACATTGGGATCGATATTATCGGTTTCGAGGGGACAGCGCCGGAAGAAGCATACGACCAGGCCCGAAATGGCTTGGTGAAAGGTAATCGGATATACAACATTTCTTCCAACAACAATCCTTCTTATGGGAAAAAAATCCCGAATAACAGTAACTCAGCTGGCGGTATTTATGTTGATGGCGGCAAAGACAGCATCATTGAGCAGAACTACAGCTACAACAATGATATCGGCATTGAAATTGCCTCCGAGCATGCGGGCAAATCCACCAGCAATATTACGATTCGAAGCAACATGGTGCACAATAACCGGTTGACGGGGATCGCCATGGGTGGATACGACGAGGAGCGGGGCTCAACGGTGAATTGTAAAGTCGTAAACAACACCGTCTACAATAACGAGAATTTAGGTGATGGTAGCGGCCAGCTCTATGTCCAGTATGATACGAGAAATAACGTGATCAAGAACAATATCTTTGTGGCCAGTTCCACAGGTGTGCTGATCTACAATGAATATGCCAAAAATTCAGGAAACGTCGTGGATTACAATCTATATTATTCTCCAGGCGGTAGTGCAGATGCATTCTGGACATGGAAGAGCAAAGACTATACTGGCTTCTCCGCATACAAAGCGGGAACCGGCAACGATGCGCATTCTTTGTTCATGGATCCTAAATTCGTAAATGCTCCCGAAGGCGATTTTCATCTTCAGTCTTCGTCCCCAGCGATAGATGCTGGTTCGACGGATCACGCGATCATCGGAACGCAGGACATTGACGGTGAGCCAAGAGTGCAAGGAGCCAATGTGAACATCGGCGCAGATGAGTAG
- the glyA gene encoding serine hydroxymethyltransferase — protein MKYLEQQDKAVAHAIRQELIRQRDTIELIASENFVSQAVMEATGTVLTNKYAEGYPGKRYYGGCEYVDIVEELATSRVKELFGAEHANVQPHSGAQANMGVYFASVKPGDTILGMNLSHGGHLTHGSPVNFSGRLYNFVPYGVDEQTGRIDFDQVRKLAHKHHPRMIVAGASAYPRTIEFELFAQIAAEVGALFFVDMAHIAGIVAAGLHPNPVPHAHFVTTTTHKTLRGPRGGVIMCRKPWAQAIDKAIFPGSQGGPLMHVIAAKAVALGEALQPDFKTYMEKTIENANVLAETLMNEGLTVVSGGTDNHIVLVDLRTIGLTGKEAETILDEVGITANKNAIPHDTASPLVTSGIRFGTPAMTSRGLGPKEMKEVAQLIGLAFKNPNSSTVKDQILGSVREIISQFPLYGGL, from the coding sequence ATGAAATATTTGGAACAACAAGACAAAGCAGTGGCACATGCTATTCGGCAAGAACTTATACGGCAGCGGGATACAATAGAACTGATTGCATCGGAGAATTTTGTAAGCCAGGCTGTCATGGAAGCCACAGGTACGGTACTGACCAACAAATATGCGGAAGGGTATCCGGGAAAAAGATATTATGGCGGATGTGAATATGTTGATATCGTAGAGGAGCTTGCCACTTCCCGTGTCAAAGAGCTTTTTGGTGCGGAACATGCCAATGTGCAGCCTCACTCCGGTGCGCAGGCGAATATGGGAGTTTATTTTGCATCAGTCAAGCCTGGTGACACCATTTTGGGCATGAATTTATCCCATGGTGGACATTTAACGCACGGGAGTCCGGTGAACTTTTCCGGTAGACTTTACAATTTTGTCCCTTATGGTGTCGATGAACAAACCGGACGCATTGACTTTGATCAAGTGCGAAAACTTGCTCATAAGCATCATCCCCGCATGATCGTTGCTGGCGCAAGTGCTTATCCTCGAACAATTGAATTTGAGTTGTTTGCCCAAATTGCTGCCGAAGTTGGAGCCCTTTTCTTTGTGGATATGGCACATATTGCGGGAATTGTCGCTGCGGGCTTGCACCCCAACCCGGTACCGCATGCGCATTTTGTAACGACAACAACGCATAAAACGTTGCGAGGACCAAGAGGCGGAGTCATCATGTGCCGTAAGCCATGGGCGCAAGCCATTGATAAAGCGATATTTCCTGGGTCACAAGGCGGCCCGCTTATGCATGTCATCGCGGCCAAAGCGGTTGCACTAGGCGAGGCATTGCAACCGGATTTTAAAACGTATATGGAAAAAACTATTGAAAATGCTAATGTACTAGCGGAAACACTAATGAATGAAGGGTTAACCGTTGTATCGGGAGGAACAGATAATCATATCGTATTGGTTGATTTGCGCACGATTGGACTTACGGGAAAAGAAGCTGAAACCATCCTTGATGAAGTGGGGATTACCGCTAATAAAAACGCAATTCCTCATGATACGGCAAGCCCGTTAGTAACGAGTGGCATTCGCTTCGGAACCCCTGCTATGACATCAAGAGGATTGGGCCCCAAGGAAATGAAAGAAGTTGCCCAGCTGATTGGACTTGCCTTTAAAAATCCGAACAGTTCGACGGTTAAAGATCAGATATTGGGAAGTGTACGTGAGATTATCTCTCAGTTTCCTTTATATGGCGGGCTTTAA
- a CDS encoding class I SAM-dependent methyltransferase — protein MNDFFNEAIWEKAWKEHGERVVNKMKKTGIDPTRTFDHKAKTFNEQSFNEEGRKRTTRIMNWLEGQGVQFDNASVLDIGAASGVFSVPFAERGARVTAVESSLPLIELLKENITKFANDQVKIVPEPFEDIDVLARDWDNAFNLVFVSMCPVILDWDSVEKILQCARDYCYISMPAGSMELSLVNEIWPLITGQPFQSKHLEFGYLLHLLYLKGYSYESLITRETKTTEVTREAALQEMMNWLRSHGLAADDQNRKLVADYLEQAYPSGKVTIRQSGRYGKVLVRMQDQSMYTRKI, from the coding sequence ATGAACGATTTTTTTAATGAAGCCATTTGGGAGAAGGCATGGAAAGAACACGGCGAACGCGTTGTGAACAAGATGAAAAAGACCGGAATCGACCCGACCCGAACCTTTGATCATAAGGCGAAGACCTTCAATGAGCAATCATTTAATGAAGAGGGAAGAAAACGGACCACACGGATCATGAATTGGCTTGAAGGACAAGGGGTTCAATTCGACAACGCCTCTGTACTGGACATTGGCGCCGCTTCGGGAGTATTTTCGGTGCCGTTTGCAGAGCGAGGGGCCCGCGTAACTGCCGTAGAATCCTCTCTGCCATTGATCGAATTGCTGAAGGAAAATATCACAAAATTCGCCAATGACCAGGTGAAGATTGTACCGGAACCTTTTGAAGATATTGACGTGCTGGCCAGAGACTGGGACAATGCCTTCAATCTTGTCTTTGTTTCGATGTGTCCGGTCATTCTGGATTGGGATAGCGTCGAAAAGATTTTACAATGCGCCCGGGATTATTGTTATATCAGTATGCCGGCAGGCTCTATGGAGCTCAGTTTGGTGAATGAAATCTGGCCGCTCATCACCGGTCAGCCCTTCCAATCGAAGCACTTGGAGTTCGGATATTTGCTTCATCTGCTGTATCTCAAAGGCTATTCCTATGAGTCCCTTATCACACGGGAAACGAAAACGACGGAAGTTACAAGAGAAGCGGCGTTACAAGAAATGATGAACTGGCTTCGCAGTCACGGTCTTGCTGCAGATGATCAGAATCGGAAATTGGTTGCAGACTATTTGGAGCAAGCGTATCCGTCCGGCAAAGTAACCATCCGGCAGAGTGGTCGTTATGGCAAAGTACTGGTTCGAATGCAAGATCAAAGCATGTACACAAGAAAAATTTGA
- a CDS encoding DUF6254 family protein codes for MAHQKRRKEAAWKSRKQEQHPHGKIKSLKELSSE; via the coding sequence ATGGCTCACCAGAAGAGAAGGAAAGAAGCTGCCTGGAAGTCACGAAAGCAAGAACAGCATCCCCATGGTAAAATCAAATCGCTCAAGGAATTGTCCAGCGAATAG
- a CDS encoding MerR family transcriptional regulator → MEKLYSIQEVSQLLGIPKDTLRYYDRIGIVSPSREDNRYRRYSKNDLIDLMNIQIMQYADFTLNEIKGTFGFHRMENVDPAYCREVAWFLDAKNAETRKKIAHLEKVSQLLDIAAETLRDFNHESDQRLAEIVRELYRSIRKQEPGISEEGCHGHQR, encoded by the coding sequence ATGGAAAAACTTTATTCTATACAAGAGGTTTCGCAGTTACTTGGGATTCCAAAGGATACGCTTCGGTACTATGACCGGATTGGGATCGTATCGCCGTCCCGTGAAGACAATCGGTACCGCAGGTATTCGAAGAACGACCTCATCGATTTGATGAATATTCAAATCATGCAGTATGCGGACTTCACTCTTAACGAGATCAAGGGAACGTTTGGGTTCCACAGAATGGAGAATGTAGATCCAGCTTATTGCCGTGAGGTTGCTTGGTTCCTCGATGCGAAGAATGCAGAAACGCGTAAGAAAATTGCCCATCTGGAAAAGGTCAGTCAATTGCTCGACATAGCAGCCGAAACGCTAAGGGACTTTAATCATGAAAGCGACCAACGGCTGGCAGAAATCGTTCGCGAACTTTACCGGTCTATTCGCAAGCAGGAACCGGGAATATCCGAGGAGGGATGTCATGGGCATCAACGTTAG
- the map gene encoding type I methionyl aminopeptidase has translation MIILKSPREIEEMKPASQIVADCYREVARLIEPGITTREINDFVARHITKLGGKQFTKGYNGFPAETCTSVNDVVAHGIPSNRVLMDGDLLKLDIVVEYGGWFGDSCWCYAVGNIRPEAQKIMKVAKECLDLGIARAIPGGRLGDITSAIQQHAEANGFSVVRDLLAHGIGRSLHEEPNYEHIGVAGKGIRLKEGMVFTIEPMINEGTFRITIDDDQWTARTADGKLSAQYEHTIAITADGPLILTAQ, from the coding sequence ATGATCATTTTAAAATCACCTAGGGAAATCGAAGAGATGAAGCCGGCGAGCCAAATCGTTGCGGACTGCTACCGTGAGGTGGCCAGACTGATCGAGCCTGGGATCACCACCCGGGAAATCAATGACTTTGTTGCCAGACACATCACCAAGCTGGGCGGCAAGCAGTTTACGAAAGGGTACAACGGTTTCCCCGCCGAAACCTGCACTTCGGTCAACGATGTGGTGGCCCACGGCATTCCTTCGAATCGGGTGCTTATGGACGGCGACTTGCTGAAGCTCGACATCGTTGTGGAATACGGCGGTTGGTTCGGCGATTCGTGCTGGTGTTATGCGGTAGGCAATATCCGGCCGGAGGCGCAAAAAATAATGAAGGTGGCAAAGGAATGCTTGGATCTGGGGATCGCCCGGGCAATCCCCGGGGGTCGGCTCGGCGACATCACGTCGGCGATTCAACAGCATGCGGAAGCGAACGGGTTCTCGGTCGTACGCGATCTGCTGGCGCACGGGATTGGGCGGAGCCTGCACGAGGAGCCGAACTACGAGCATATCGGCGTAGCCGGCAAAGGCATTCGGTTAAAGGAAGGCATGGTGTTTACGATTGAACCGATGATCAACGAAGGTACGTTCCGTATCACGATCGACGACGATCAGTGGACGGCGAGAACGGCCGACGGCAAGCTGTCGGCGCAATATGAGCATACGATTGCAATCACGGCTGACGGACCGCTGATTTTAACGGCCCAGTGA
- the trxA gene encoding thioredoxin, whose protein sequence is MAIQHATDSTFRGMVQTEGVTVVNFWASWCGPCRMFAPVLEEFEREAKGSIKVVKVNVDDNPVTSSQYQIMSIPTTLIFKDGKLLYKESGILPKHVLKHRTASN, encoded by the coding sequence ATGGCGATTCAACACGCAACAGATTCTACTTTTAGAGGGATGGTCCAAACCGAAGGAGTAACCGTAGTGAATTTTTGGGCTTCTTGGTGTGGTCCGTGCAGAATGTTTGCACCCGTTCTTGAGGAATTTGAAAGGGAAGCAAAAGGTTCCATTAAAGTAGTTAAAGTTAATGTAGACGATAACCCGGTGACGTCTTCCCAATATCAGATTATGAGCATACCGACCACCCTTATTTTCAAAGATGGGAAGCTTCTTTATAAAGAATCAGGCATATTGCCGAAACATGTCTTGAAACATCGCACTGCCTCCAATTAA
- a CDS encoding SUMF1/EgtB/PvdO family nonheme iron enzyme, whose amino-acid sequence MRKLLMFFLIATMVVIGACSQVKSEKIDGFVFVEGGTSKNNQSNYAEKNATVSNFYIGKYEVTQKEWVEVMGSNPSAFKGDHLPVEMVSWYDVVEYCNQRSILEGLKPYYNIDKGKKDPNHRNDNDHIKWIVTINEGANGYRLPTEAEWEYAAGGGQNSKGYIYSGSNNADEVAWYWKNAGDKYLSGDWNWPIIESNHNTTKSIGTQKPNELGVYDMSGNVREWCWDWHGDLDSPSGSFRVVKGGGWIGDVSNNEISFRGKFDPNGFGPDQGFRVVRGE is encoded by the coding sequence ATGAGAAAGCTATTAATGTTCTTTTTAATAGCAACAATGGTTGTGATCGGCGCTTGTTCACAAGTGAAGTCTGAAAAGATAGATGGTTTTGTATTTGTGGAAGGTGGGACCTCTAAGAACAACCAGTCTAACTACGCTGAAAAAAACGCAACCGTATCGAACTTTTACATTGGCAAATATGAGGTCACTCAAAAAGAGTGGGTGGAAGTCATGGGCAGTAATCCCTCTGCATTCAAAGGCGACCATTTGCCGGTGGAAATGGTGAGTTGGTATGACGTTGTGGAGTATTGTAATCAAAGAAGTATTCTAGAGGGCTTAAAACCATATTACAACATAGACAAGGGTAAGAAAGATCCGAATCATAGGAATGATAACGATCATATCAAATGGATTGTCACGATCAATGAGGGAGCTAACGGTTACCGATTGCCTACAGAAGCCGAGTGGGAATATGCTGCAGGCGGAGGTCAGAATAGCAAGGGTTACATCTACAGCGGAAGCAATAATGCCGACGAGGTCGCATGGTATTGGAAAAACGCCGGAGACAAATACCTATCTGGGGATTGGAACTGGCCTATCATAGAGAGCAATCATAATACAACAAAATCGATCGGTACCCAGAAACCCAACGAGTTGGGGGTTTACGATATGTCTGGAAACGTAAGGGAATGGTGCTGGGACTGGCATGGCGACTTGGATAGTCCAAGCGGTTCCTTCCGAGTAGTAAAGGGTGGAGGTTGGATCGGCGACGTCAGCAACAACGAGATATCTTTCCGAGGTAAGTTCGATCCCAATGGCTTTGGCCCCGATCAGGGTTTTCGTGTCGTTCGCGGAGAATAG
- a CDS encoding PLP-dependent aminotransferase family protein has protein sequence MLKVNRDDERPIWQQLLDQAIHNITTGKWPPGELLLPSRELAPLIGVSRSTIQIVYEELFSRGYTVTSRRGGTRVSEWSYASRPSEDTATQGPVLPELPLLNAAVGHLHSWFGDKEHRKVDIDFSPHEPYLDEHFQKNWRQSFLHASTETNLDSWAYGNAYGFLPLREQIQRYLSLERGVHVNLDQIILTSGAQHSIDLIAQALLHEGDTVSVEDPGFPAAWMALNYRRMQVVSVPVDEYGLYVDRIHPQSKLVFVTPSHQCAVGVIMSEPRRQQLLHMAAEQRFWIVEDDYDSEFRYRGDPLPTLFSQRPQNTLYMMSFSKMVAPGIRISAIIGPKEAIRRLAQVQELTYRHLPIMEQLTLTHFIKHGHFMRHMRRVRNVYRRRHEAMTKAIIATGLNEHFTLSGVETGLHMLLEAEPSFDEEAMTKLALEKGIRVYPLSTYGLESNRKGWVLGFAKIDEAAIEEGIYRLAGLLL, from the coding sequence ATGCTAAAAGTTAACCGAGATGATGAACGTCCCATCTGGCAGCAGCTTCTGGATCAAGCAATCCATAATATTACGACCGGAAAATGGCCGCCAGGCGAATTACTGCTCCCCTCCCGCGAACTCGCTCCATTGATTGGCGTTTCCCGTTCAACCATACAGATTGTTTACGAGGAATTATTCAGCCGCGGGTACACCGTCACCTCTCGTCGCGGCGGGACAAGAGTTAGCGAATGGTCATATGCCTCACGTCCATCAGAGGATACGGCTACCCAAGGACCCGTCCTCCCTGAATTGCCCTTATTAAACGCTGCAGTTGGCCATTTACACAGTTGGTTCGGAGACAAAGAACATCGGAAAGTAGACATCGATTTCAGTCCCCATGAGCCTTATCTGGACGAACATTTTCAAAAGAATTGGAGACAATCTTTTTTACATGCGTCCACAGAAACAAACCTGGACAGTTGGGCTTACGGTAACGCTTATGGCTTCCTGCCGCTGCGAGAACAGATTCAACGTTATTTATCCCTTGAACGGGGCGTTCATGTGAATCTCGATCAAATCATATTAACTTCAGGCGCACAACATAGCATTGATCTAATCGCCCAAGCCCTTTTACATGAAGGAGATACGGTTTCGGTTGAAGATCCCGGCTTCCCTGCTGCCTGGATGGCGCTGAATTATCGGCGTATGCAAGTTGTATCCGTTCCGGTCGATGAGTACGGGCTGTATGTCGACCGCATTCACCCTCAATCCAAACTTGTGTTTGTTACGCCATCCCACCAGTGTGCGGTTGGAGTTATTATGTCGGAACCTCGCAGGCAACAATTGTTACATATGGCTGCTGAACAGCGGTTTTGGATTGTTGAGGACGATTACGACAGCGAATTTCGATATCGCGGCGACCCACTTCCAACCTTGTTCAGTCAGCGTCCTCAAAACACCTTGTACATGATGAGTTTTTCCAAAATGGTTGCTCCTGGAATTCGCATCTCGGCAATCATTGGTCCCAAAGAGGCTATTCGCCGGCTTGCCCAAGTTCAAGAACTAACCTATCGTCATCTTCCAATTATGGAGCAATTAACGCTTACTCATTTTATTAAACATGGTCATTTCATGCGCCATATGAGACGAGTTCGAAATGTATATCGGCGCAGACACGAAGCTATGACGAAAGCTATCATCGCGACGGGTCTGAATGAACACTTTACACTAAGCGGCGTAGAAACAGGGCTGCATATGCTTCTTGAGGCAGAACCATCGTTTGACGAAGAAGCCATGACGAAGTTAGCGCTCGAAAAAGGTATTCGTGTTTATCCGCTTAGCACGTATGGTTTGGAAAGCAATCGAAAAGGATGGGTACTGGGTTTTGCTAAAATAGATGAAGCTGCCATTGAAGAAGGCATTTATCGTCTCGCGGGGTTGCTTTTATAA